Below is a window of Ornithodoros turicata isolate Travis chromosome 7, ASM3712646v1, whole genome shotgun sequence DNA.
gtcggccctgggtagctgcgcatcgttccgaattggcaaaccaggggtcactcagcgagcgatatacacctgggagggtgaccgagcactcctcaatgccacagtgcaagccagtgaattacaaagaggggggaaaagccattaaaaaaataggtaaatgatgctagacgtgtttgaaattcaaacttacagttaagatggcttctatggctgcacgtagagaaacagatactcattgaacgatgcgacagcaccagaggacacgtgtttcgccgtgtttgcggctcgtcggccctgggtagctgcgcatcgttccgaattggcaaaccaggggtcactcagcgagcgatatacacctgggagggtgaccgagcacggtgcggaacgatgcgcagctacccagggccgacgagccgcaaacacggcgaaacacgtgtcctctggtgctgtcgcatcgttcaatgagtatctgtttctctacgtgcagccatagaagccatcttaactgtaagtttgaatttcaaacacgtctagcatcatttacctatttttttaatggcttttcccccctctttgtaattcactggcttgcactgtggcattgaggagtgctcggtcaccctcccaggtgtatatcgctcgctgagtgacccctggtttgccaattcggaacgatgcgcagctacccagggccgacgagccgcaaacacggcgaaacacgtgtcctctggtgctgtcgcatcgttcaatgagtatctatatatatatatatatatatatatatatatatatatatatactgatatataaatttttatttttcagtgcTTTTCTTTCCCTCAGTTTGCATTTGCACACCGTTCGCAAACAACGTGGCGTCCTTTTCTACGCCGCCGTCGCGGACCGCATTAGTCACACTCTTGCCGCACCTCCTATCCTGCACTTGCAGGCTGGCCCTGAAATCGCCCAGAACTGGGCGCGCACTTTTACAAAACGAACAGGAACATGCCCAGGGTGCGCGGCACTGGAAAGAACAATCGAATACGAAATTGCCGCACTGCCTGAACCGGTGGGGGGAATGCAGCCAAATGGCAGAGACCTAAAAAAGAGCGCACGTTTAATGACCTCTTTGTTGCATCCAGACGAGCAGCAAGCGCAGGCCGCAAATTAACATGCCGGCTGGTCATTCAACGCACGAGCTGGATTAGCATGCCAAATAAGACCCTGATTCGTTTGTGAAGCTTGTTTCCTTCCACCGTATTTCTTAATGTCAGGCATGCCTTGCAGATACAGCTCACGTGATTCCTAATGCAAGTGCACTGGTGTAAATACGCAGCCGGAAGCATTACAAAAGTCTTTGTCAATAAAAATTCCTACTTATAATGCCTACTTCTTAATGGTGTTGCTGATGATACAGTGagcacctccccccccccccacctcttATTGCCTTTGTGATGTACGTTCTCTTGCAACACAGTTGTATTAGGCATGCGCTGCCTTGCTGTGTGAATGCGCGAGGTGGCCAGAAAACATGCTAGCTATAACTTTGATATGGTGAATCCATTAACTTTTAAAGGTCCTATGTGTCTAAGTCAGTGGTAGCAACACGAAAGAGGAAGAGTGTTTTTACTGCGCGACAGTGTAAACAGAAAGTAATTTCCGCTAAGGCTCCCTCGCTTGCAAACGTAAATGTTTTGACGTGCCGTGTTCCAcacgcactctaagaaaaaaaaagaaaaaagaaaacggagtaATTTTACtgcttttggggactaaatacATTACATTGCACGGGACTACACGAGACTGAATACATTGCACGGGACTAAATGATTGTCACAGAGTGcgaactgcatttcacgctctgttctaagagtcccaggtacataattcatacgcatgaatgaagatacatagaattaaaccgtcaagcctgctatgtcgagtgatataaaatcatGCGATACGCATAGGGTACAATTTCGACAGAAAGAACCTCTAGCTATTTCTTCCTcagtgtgggtggaaaattgctaattTAGCTATGTTAtatatagccttattccatcaaattcacgaagagctCATATTTaagtagactgttgcattcaggagaccatttgcgaagttcagtgactatttgcagttctggggagtaaattttggGGTTAGGAGACCAAAATGGGTAGTAATTGCAATCTATAGGgcactagaagctgcaattactacTCCATTTTCCTCCTTTGTGTCTTATAGAGTGCGACTTTCGAAATGTTGGGTTACTAGAGTCGTTCTTGATCCACAAGCAACCAATCCGTGAAGTCTGCAAGGTGCAGTACAACTAAAATTAACTATGGTCTCACCTGCGCCAATCATGTAGCAGAAGCATGTCCACAGGTTCGATGCAAGTATTGCTAGGTGTCTCGCAATACCCTCGTACTTCGTCCTTAGGCTTAGAAGTAGAGCCAGCACGAAGGCCACGAAGATCATGGTGAGCCATACCTAATGTAACAGGGTCAATTTATAACTCGCTCTTAGAGGAACATCCGGGACTGCTGTAACTAAATACAGATCTACTAGATGCAGTACAACAAATCAAAGTTTTAGGCGTTTGGTTCCAAAACTTGGTGCCTTTGCTTTCAGACGTTATAAGTTCCTGGAGATATCTGTTCGAACCAGTCCCATCAATTCACGTGAATAACGAGACCTTAATGGGACTATTACACACTACCGATTCACTCTGAtattgttgttttcttttctgtttcttgtCTATGTACGTTGTCCTGTTGTCGGTAACTTGTTTTCTGCACGTTGTTATTGTATTTACCGACTGGAATGTTGTACCGGGTCGGGCACATCGTCAGGGATTCTTCCTTTTTGTGCCCGACTTCCATTTCCGGgataaatgaaaataaataaatacaatatAACACAATACAGATGCGTGTTTCAACCTCAGAATAGTGACttttcacataagtacagataccCGTATGCAAACACATTTCATTCGTGGACACTCTTTATGACATCTGAACTTTGATTGGTCGCggcattttttcattttctattTTCTGTACTGCGACTATACGTACAATGATATCTTTGTACATGATAAAATGACATAAATTCAGGCTAGCTGGCAGATAGACTCTGCACTACAAAAAGTTCGAACGTGGGCACGCAAAAGATACAACACAACACAGACTACTCAAACAGTTGTCTGAGTTGCCTCGTATATTTAGGAGTTCGGCTTCTTAGGGGTTACTGTGAAGTTTACTTTATATATGCACTTCACTCCTTTGATCAACATCcctcccgttccttttgtgttggtgtcaaggtaacgccatCTTTCGTCCCACGAGGGCAAACTTCCGTACTCTATAGTGCCCTTGAACTTACGTCTAAACCAAATGCCTTGGCGAAGTTAAACGGATGAACGAACTTCCCCGGCCTTCTTGTGAGCACGGAGACTTCTGTGAAAATTAAAGGAGGAGAATGGTGCCCGGCTTCCATTCGCTCGATCGTCGGGGTAACTGGACCAAGGAATACATCCGTCTCCTGCAGGGAACGTGGAAATGAATCTCGTTCTTGGAAATACGTGTCGTAAAAGGGTTGTCAAACACAGAAGGTGTACACCGGTACACCAAATAGCCCTGGGTATATGATGGAAGAGTTTATTAAAGAAGCTTGGAGGCTTCATTGCTCCTGTATTGAGCACACAAGGCTGTAGCAGTGCAGATGTTTACGCAGGTTCGGTAATGGCGTAGTTTGACGAAAATACTATGAAAAGGAAATTGGCGCTCATACTGATGTTACTTTTGCCAGGACAGCTTTCAGCTAAGTGGTTTTTAAGTGCAAAGTGCAATGGAAAAGAAACGAACAGCTAGAAGGTACATAGGAATAAAGAACTGCGCAGTCATTACATTGGCTGTTTACGCGTAGCTTTTGGGACAGGTTATAAAGTTTTGTTACGTTGGGTTAGGTTACAGATCACTTGCGAAGATTTTGCTACTTTATTCGATATTTTGGTGCTCCTCGCGTGGCTTAGGTGCAGCAACGGAATTATTGTAACAACATGAGGAAGCGCAACCGATATGACTGGAAACACGGCCGCAAGGCACAGAGAACATTTACGCAAAGACACGAAGTTTTACTGTTAGAGATACCGTCCATTCTGCCGATCCTTCAGAGAGCAACAAGTGCCACAAATGCTTCGAAAAGCAACTTTTGAGGTTCGGGACGTTTTATTGTCTGCTGCGTCGGAGCATAACTCTAGTCGGCGTCTAATAATTGGCTGAAAAACGACTCGCATGACTCGCATACTTATAGCTGTGGTTGTGAACATGTTAGTCACACCTTATTAACTGGGTCAAGCGTAGATCCACACCTGCACTGCAGCATGTGCACAGGGCTAAGATCTGGTCGCACATTTGGAGTCCAACGCCATGCTCTTGTGCGCGAGACGTTTATTGGGGACACACCCAGCGAACGCAATGAACTGCTGTGGAAAGGTGGCAACGTCTCGCGAACGGTGCACTCGCGGCTGTATAAGTGGTGAACCTGCTGGATGGAACGtaaaatatatttattgttgGACTCACATTTCGGTGTACAAGACCCATGAATCCCGTGAAGGAACCGTTCAGCTTGTATCCCCATTGCCTCTCATTGCGAGTAACCACCAACAACCTATGGAACAACAGTGTACACTCCTTCGATATAGTATGTACATCATTTTGAGTCGAAAAGGCTACGAGTACACTAACCTCCGTTTAGTGGCCCGTACAATGGCGTCTAGAAACATCTCGAATACTCCACGCACATGAACTCCTCTTAGGCCTCTTTGCAGGTGACTGAATGGTGGTATCTGATTGCAGACAAAACGTACaaattactctctctctctctctctctatatatatatatatatatatatatatatatatagccatATAAAGTCATATAtagccatatatatatatatatatatataagccaCAAAAGGGGCCAGTTGGTACATCTCTATGACGAACTCAGCGACAAGGTACACAGACGAACAAGAGGCAGGtgaacgtcgaactttcaaccaACGTTTAGTGCTACTGCCtcgacatatctctcgtcaaggtgccgcattagttcatcgaatgcggctcgatgtggctttcacagcacagtggcgttaccgcctgaggaaagttgactctccccactgcagtcactgcggtgctgtagaagatctagaacacattcttctccatttcccacgctaccaaccttcccgaaccgtactctccgtaCTCTCCGTACGAGCTAGACTATCGCCcgctctctctcacaaaattgcttggtccctggccacatccagcccaccaacgctctgccctcaaacctctcttcacctttctgggtaccataggacttcgatcctcattgtgaaggggctcattatttcattccccgcatcaccaccagcaatggggtagtgtcgcccctggcgatgaaacaccccagtcatcatcttgtaataaagttgttgttgtttgccatCAAACAACGCCCCCCGGCACCCCGTTGACAACACATCCTTCAAGCACACCACACACGCTTGTCGACAAGCATTTTTTTGTTGGTGCAAAAGCAACGCAGTGGGCGTGCTGACACATTTGTTACCCAACTTATCTATCTGATAAGACTCACCCGTTCAGTTAAGTTCATCTGTCTCTTGTTCGTCTGTGTATACCTCGTCGCTGAGTTCGTCTAAATTACTATatatatcccaagcagcacaatgtactgaaagtcgagtgcaataggggtggacggtatgtgtcttatcaatgttctgtagtttcatgaatctgttcaaggcctttcacctacccgtccacccctatttcactcgactttcagtgcattttgctgtttGGGATATGTTCAACTGGGAAAATCGTATCTATAAGGAACACGGGTAATGATGAGGCACGCCATCGTAAGGATGATCTCGTGAAATCTGGGATGCTTTAATTCTCCAACTTTCCGTTATCCGTGACAAGAGAACTTACTTGACCCAAAGAAACTCGTAGTGTATCATTGGTGTACTGGGCAGAGTCTTCGGACTCGGGCAGAAACATCGTTGCTGTTTGACACACAACCACTGCGAAAAGCTCGACATTTGCCCGGGTTTATGTAGGGAAGATATCTACCGTGGTGGATCTGCTTTGCTATTTGATCACCTAGAAGTTCATGATTCTTTATTATACgacacaaaagacactcagtgGTGGTGCATTTCAATAGATAGGCAACCCTATATACAGCTCAGTTGTGATACTTCAAAATTTAAATTTCAGTGTTTATTGATTGGTTGGCCAACCCCAATCGCGACTGTGATATTGCGATATTTCGCACATCGCATTCACAATGCGGTACCAGTGTTAGGAATTCTCCTGCAGATCATGTCGATGCCCAAGGACGCGCATTGAAGCTAGGACAACATAGTAGCGAAATCATTCGAATCGAAGCGGTGACGTTTCTAGCCGCATTATTTTATGCTATATCAAAGAAGGCTGTTTCATAATTTCGGCAGGGCATAAATAGGCAAGCACATTTTCTGTGGAAGAAGTCATACAAAATATAATATAACCATATTCAAGTAACTCTGCGTTGGATTTCATTGCGTGCAAAGCGCTACCCAAGTTGCAGTTAAGCATTTCCTTAGTCCTTTCTCGCTTTCTCAAAGCACAAACTCGGATACACGGCACCGGCACTGCTCCAGCTGCAGCGTCTTGGCGAATACTGATCACGTCTTCATGAACCCACGCATATCGGGGAGACAGATATTTTTCTCGCACAGTTGAAACAGTCAGCATTAAGCCATTCAGTCTAGTTGCAGTACTAGGCACTTGTCATGAGCTATCAAGTCTTCATCATCAAGACTTCTAGACCACCAAGTCTTCAATTATTTGAGTTCCTGACAGCCATCAGTTTACTCTCGACGTGTTAGTGCACGTCGCGGTCTCTGCTATACGATATTTTCTTTTGCTTGAGGCGTTAGCTTTATTGGGCCCTTGGTTGggtcgtccttttttttttttttttttttcaccttaaCCGAGCATTTGTAATACAATTTTGAAGTTGCATCTTTTGCCCCCGACTGGAAGCCGCACTTCGAACAGTCGTGACGTCAGGAGTTTTCTCTTCCGGCCTTTGCGGTGTCTGCTCGACTCCTGTCGGCGGGCTGTGTGTCCTACTTTGTGCGTCGCCGTACCTGGCTCCCGTATTTTCAATACGCATGGCATTCCTGCTTTTAACGCGTTAGCATTGGAACGGCCAAGTTGGAAAATCGTGACCGTCTAGTGTACGTGTATGCCTCGGAGAAGACCTCTCTCCTCCCTTCCTCCTCCCATGCCGGcgtgctgcgcatgcgcacaggCAGAGGGAAGACGCGGTGCGCGGCCGTCGCAGTGTTGCCACATCTACAGATTTGTACGGAGatctacagggtgaatttagcaaaggttacacattttcatcccgtcgtaaaaatagaaaatgACGTTTCtagcgcttcaaactttgcagactgatagtcattcGCCTCAAgttttaatcttttttttttttttttcaaatgtatatgtattggcatcatcgtggaagaccagccatattggctggctccctttaacgcaacaaacgcactagtctacaaccatcgcaacgccaacacccgaagacgagctcacggaatgtctgggattgatgtacgtgctagatgccacctcgcaacaaaccaaaactcacggagagttgctcgtgggacagcagcacgaaggatattagaagcggatgatATACCTACCATTcctttcttcgaagagggtcgctgatgttaaataaatgtataaataaataaattaagaaagttaagaaataagaaataaataaaaaggaaagaaaagaaaagataggatgaactactatccccgTGAGTTACGACGcgcccgcgtgtgtgatatctcatttgcgcgtgtgtaatgtgtgtgtgtgcaagtgTGTATGCCttatctttttcatcgtcatcccactcatatattaacccacatgcactcaGGTATATGGTACCGCAactgttgcggtgaatcacctcatcccatcgtcattcatgtagttgttgttgttgttgacaaaAATGCTTGCGATCAACGTTTCATAACCTTTAACAACCTTAACAAGTCTCATTCATTCCTTTTGGAATACAGTACAGGGAGAGCAAGTAGGTGACGATGTTTATTGGATGGTGCTTAGGAGAAGAATGAATAAGCGTGAGCAATCGCGTGGGCGTGCAGGCGCTGAGTCGTCGTCTTCAACATAGTATTCAACAGCCTGCCACCCACAGATGAGAACGACGTAGTGTTTCAAGATTTCGTCTATTTTTCTTGTGACTCGAGCTTGTAGAGGTGCTGGACACAACGAAAGTACTTGGCATTCCTTGGAACCAGGAGCAGGACACGCTGTCTCTCCCACTTGACTTCCACCGCACATCAGGAGAGTACAACGGCATGACCACGAAACGACAGGTGCTGCGCTCTGTGGCACAAATATATGACCCATTGGGCTTCATCCTTCCGTACACCGTCACCGGAAAGATGCTCCTACAGGAAATCTGGAAGCACGGGTTGGAGTGGGATGCTCCGCTACCAGATGAGCTCGCTCGTAAATGGGGCGCTTGGCACAACGAGCTTCAGGATCTCAAAGACATTGAAATACCACGTTGTTAATTACCGGACATGAGCACTGAGATCCAGCCACCGCTACACTTTTTCTCTGATGCTAGCCCCGGCGCGTATGGTACCGTTGTTTATCTACGTCTCGGCGGCTGCGCGGACGGATACAAAACACAACTGATCGCAGCAAAATCAAGAATAGCACCAGTGAAGGAGGTTACTCTAGCTCGTATGGAACTACTTGGTGCGCTGATGTCAGCTCGTCTCGCCAGCTACTTGCGGGACAATTTCAAGCTCACCACCTCCGATTTCTTTTGGACAGATTCAATGATTGCTTTGCAATGGATACGAGGGGACGCAAACCGCTGGCCGCAGTTTGAGCGCAACAGGGTCACAGAAATTCAACAGAAGGTAGAGAAAGATCGATGGAGATACGTGGGAACAGAAGCAAATCCAGCCGACTTGTTGACGGGAGGAACAAGTCCCAAGAAATTGCTTCAGTCCAAGCTGTGGTGGAAAGGACCATCATGGCTGGCGGAATCTGATGACAAATGGCCATCTCCTGAAGTCAATGAGATGACACGCACTCACGTTCATAAAGAGCAGGTTGTGCTCCAGACCATCGCACCATCGTGCTCGGATCCAGTGATGGATCTGGGACGATTCAGCAATGTCAATAACCTCCATCGTGTAACAGCGTGGATAATTCGGTTCACCAAGAACTCCAGAGCAATAGGTcggatcaacggtcccttaagcGCTAGTGAGATTCAACAGGCCGAACGCTACTGGGTAAGGCAAGAACAAGAATCTGCATTCGCGGACGAAATCAGCGCACTCGGAAGCAACAATGCATTTAAGCGAACATCGACGTTGAAAGATCTAAGGCCATTTATTGACGACGACCGCATCCTCAGCGTTGGAGGACGAATGGGTGGTAGTCGGCAAACATTTTCGGAATGTCATCCAATCATACTGCCAACTCACTCGCATTATGCGCGCCTTTTAATTTTACAGTCCCATCAACAAGTTTTCCACTGCGGAGTGCGTGACACTTTAGTGCAGCTACGCGAAATGTTCTGGATACTCCGAGCACGCCAACAAGTCAAGCGAATATTACGAGGTTGCGTGACATGCAGAAGAAACGACGCAAGGCATCTCACACAACCTGATGGCCAACTTCCACCTGACAGAGTGACGAAGAGTCATCCCTTCGAGGTCACCGGCATCGATTTTGCGGGACCAGTAATGTTGAAGCGAACGAGGAACTACCACAAGGGCTACATTGTCCTCTTCACTTGTGCCGTCACAAGGGCTGTGCACCTAGAGCTGTGCGAGGACATGTCGGCGGTCAAGTTCTTGCAAGCCTTCCGAAGATTTACAGCTCGTAGGGGAATCTGCCAAATCATCTACTCGGACAATGCCTTGACGTTCAAAAAGGTCGCAAGAGAAATTCGGGACATACAGAGGATCTTAACGGACCCACTGGTGCAGGACTATTCTTCACGTAACGGAATCCGCTGGAAATTCATACCGGAGCGCGCACCATGGTGGGGTGGCTTTTATGAAAGACTGATAAGATCCGTAAAATCAGCATTGAGGAAAACCCTGTCCAGGAACGTCGTAGACTTCATCGAAATGCAAACTCTGCTGGCTGAGGTGGAGGCGATGATGAACTCAAGACCTATAACCTTTGTTTACAACGAAAACTCCGAGCCGACACCACTCACTCCAGCAACCATGATAATGGGAAGACGTCTACTCGCACCACAATCGACGGAATCCACCACATCGCGGAACACAATCCATGACTCATCGTCCACGAAGATAAGGGAGACATGGAAAAGACAGCTGCACTACCTCAATGCAGTATGGAATAGGTGGCAGCAAGAATACCTCTCGTAACTACGTTCTGCATACCACTCCAAAGGGACAAACGACTGCGACGTTCGAACCGGAGATGTGGTTCTCGTCAAAGAGCCCAACTGGTCCAGGCTTCAATGGAAAATGGCCCTCGTTGATAAAGTTTTCACGGGTTCAGATGGACGAGTTAGGGTATGTCTGATCAGGACTCGTGGTAGAACGACACTCAGGAGACCCGTCCAGCACCTCTACAAGCTCGAGTCACAAGAGCTGTGCACCTAGAGCTGTGCGAGGACATGTCGGCGATCAAGTTCTTGCAAGCCTTCCGAAGATTTACAGCTCGTAGAGGAATCTGCCAAACCATCTACTCGGACAATGCCTTGACGTTCAAAAGCgtcgtatagtggttagtactttgcgttgtgCCCGCAgtaacccaggttcgaatcctggtcacggcaccacTTTGGAATACAGTACAGGGAGAGCAAGTAGGTGACGATGTTTATTGGATTGTGCTTAGGAGAAGAATGAATAAGCGTGAGCAATCGCGTGGGCGTGCAGGCGCTGAGTCGTCGTCTTCAACATAGTATTCAACATTCcttacacaagaaaaaagaaaagttaacGTATGATAAAACACGCATAGAACGCAAGAGAACGtgtaaaacgcaaaaaaaaaaaaaacgtaagagAATACGTCTAATGCTAACACATTGTTGTTAACAGTGACTCGTTACTGCATGTGTGACGGTGTTGTTGAGCGATGAGCCATAGGTGTTGCTTAGTGCGTCGTAAGAACAAGAAGGAAAACACAACGTGTGCGTCGTTTTTCTGGTTTGCGGAGACCGAACTCCTAAAACAGTTGCGGATAGTCAGTATTCACCGTCCTCGATAGAAGCTAGAAGTAAGTGTTATTAAGTGTCGACCTCGTTCTCATCACAGATTTGGCCTACGCAGCATAAACATTTGTCAGACGCGTCTCTCGGAGTTACAGCACCAACACATGCGTAACAAATGTCACACGCTACATAGTGCGGAGTAACACATAAGTTATTAAACCAAATCGCCAATGTGAGTCAAGTCTCACCTGGAAATCTCACTTTGCGCCTCAACCAAGCGCCGCTACGACGGGGAATGCCTTGTGTAGAGAAGTGCGCCAAGACATTTTTTCATGCATTTTTTGCACACGACGGAACACAGGTCAATTTGTCCTttgcggcggcggcggcggccgcGGCGCGTATTTAGACACGGCGGCGGCACAGAGAACGATATATCTTGATTTTAGCACCACCTTTAATCTTGCGGGCGTCCAACAAGTGCATCTGCATGTTTGAAGTTCTTTCAGTGGCAGCACAGCGCTTGATCGTGCAATTGCATAATGAATGACAGTGAAAATGAAGGTTAACACCAGTCTTCCCTGTAACGATTATGACGCGGCATACGCAACACAGAAGTTACTTTTAGAGTTTTTAAGTAAACGAACATGCCTTTCAAACGTCTTCTACGTGCCAGCGTCCTTGCATTAATTACAAAAGTGCTCGCCCTCAACGAGTCTCCGTTTTCCGTGAACACATCTTCCCACAGTTCCAAAATACCGCCACACATTAGCTTAACTTGCTCTTCGAATGAGGTGTTACTTGAAAATTTATCACAGCCTCTATGAACACTTTGACTGTACAAGAAACAGCGGACTCCTCGTCGTCCGACTTTTCACAGCGGTCAAAACCATGTATCTGTACCATGGGCGggtcgtgccccccccccccccactggagcttcaaggtcacttgtgaaaattgtgcaCTTTTTATTCATAAGTCGTCACGATTTCTCTCAGATTTCATAATAATATGAACACCTAAACACCCGCAAAATGGTG
It encodes the following:
- the LOC135400582 gene encoding uncharacterized protein LOC135400582 — encoded protein: MSTEIQPPLHFFSDASPGAYGTVVYLRLGGCADGYKTQLIAAKSRIAPVKEVTLARMELLGALMSARLASYLRDNFKLTTSDFFWTDSMIALQWIRGDANRWPQFERNRVTEIQQKVEKDRWRYVGTEANPADLLTGGTSPKKLLQSKLWWKGPSWLAESDDKWPSPEVNEMTRTHVHKEQVVLQTIAPSCSDPVMDLGRFSNVNNLHRVTAWIIRFTKNSRAIGRINGPLSASEIQQAERYWVRQEQESAFADEISALGSNNAFKRTSTLKDLRPFIDDDRILSVGGRMGGSRQTFSECHPIILPTHSHYARLLILQSHQQVFHCGVRDTLVQLREMFWILRARQQVKRILRGCVTCRRNDARHLTQPDGQLPPDRVTKSHPFEVTGIDFAGPVMLKRTRNYHKGYIVLFTCAVTRAVHLELCEDMSAVKFLQAFRRFTARRGICQIIYSDNALTFKKVAREIRDIQRILTDPLVQDYSSRNGIRWKFIPERAPWWGGFYERLIRSVKSALRKTLSRNVVDFIEMQTLLAEVEAMMNSRPITFVYNENSEPTPLTPATMIMGRRLLAPQSTESTTSRNTIHDSSSTKIRETWKRQLHYLNAVWNRWQQEYLS